The following coding sequences are from one Verrucomicrobiia bacterium window:
- a CDS encoding aspartyl protease family protein, translating into MRRMLFCGLLCSSWLIQGHADVVPRGEFPFEFREGLLWVKVQVPESGRVLNFLLDSGAEASVVNLQTAKELGLPLGQRAEVRGVGVSMDGFWTGTRWAKANEVTLPNRLLALDLGKLSRSCARRVDGLIGAGFFKDRAVQIDFRESKVRLLASGTATAGDVVPLDARRCGIRVKASVGGKRARWFRVDTGCATPLQWVTRDVSPKDCSRKVAVGLAELGIPQTRTAVKIGAEILGDVETGLHANPIFEGEAGLVGNGLLSQFETVTIDSARGRLVLGPQLPSAPKAAP; encoded by the coding sequence ATGCGGCGGATGCTGTTTTGCGGCTTATTGTGCTCGAGTTGGCTGATTCAAGGTCACGCTGATGTGGTGCCGAGAGGCGAATTCCCGTTTGAGTTCCGCGAAGGCTTGCTTTGGGTGAAAGTCCAGGTCCCGGAATCCGGGAGGGTATTGAATTTCCTGCTCGATAGCGGGGCGGAGGCGAGCGTGGTGAATCTGCAGACCGCGAAGGAACTGGGTCTCCCGCTCGGCCAGCGAGCCGAGGTGCGCGGGGTCGGGGTTTCGATGGATGGGTTCTGGACCGGGACGCGCTGGGCCAAAGCCAACGAGGTGACCCTGCCAAACCGCCTGCTGGCTCTTGATTTGGGGAAGCTGAGCCGCTCATGCGCGCGCCGAGTGGATGGTTTGATTGGGGCGGGGTTCTTTAAAGACAGAGCAGTGCAGATCGATTTTCGCGAATCGAAGGTCCGGTTACTTGCTTCCGGCACGGCGACCGCGGGTGACGTTGTGCCGTTGGACGCGCGGCGCTGCGGAATCAGAGTCAAGGCGAGCGTCGGCGGGAAAAGGGCCCGGTGGTTTCGGGTGGATACCGGGTGCGCCACGCCCTTGCAGTGGGTTACTCGAGACGTCAGCCCAAAGGATTGCAGCCGCAAGGTGGCGGTGGGATTGGCAGAGCTGGGAATTCCGCAGACAAGGACGGCTGTAAAAATTGGTGCGGAAATTCTGGGCGATGTGGAAACGGGTTTGCACGCCAACCCAATTTTTGAGGGCGAGGCCGGACTTGTGGGGAATGGCCTGCTTAGTCAATTTGAGACCGTCACGATTGATTCAGCCAGGGGCAGGCTGGTTTTGGGACCACAGCTCCCATCCGCGCCAAAGGCAGCGCCCTAA
- a CDS encoding transglutaminase-like domain-containing protein, giving the protein MNTALPQTDGRAGSHRPGRGALQPGKMDHHRRTGPCSRPSPANETFTAIAQQVTRGKTTDLARARALYDHVIEKVRYARYGSGWGVGDAVYACNAHSGNCSDFHAYFIALARSIGIPARFAIGAAIPSERNDGGIDGYHCWAEFFADGKWEPVDISEANKNSSLANYYFGHHPANRFELSKGRDLVVEPGPASGLINFLAYPVLEVDGKAVQVQTEFLFRRHR; this is encoded by the coding sequence ATGAACACAGCTTTGCCTCAAACCGATGGGCGCGCCGGAAGCCATCGGCCTGGGCGCGGTGCGCTTCAGCCTGGGAAGATGGACCACCACAGAAGAACTGGACCATGTTCTCGGCCTTCTCCCGCGAACGAAACCTTCACGGCTATCGCACAGCAAGTCACACGAGGCAAAACGACGGACCTGGCCCGCGCTCGCGCGCTCTACGACCACGTCATCGAAAAGGTGCGCTATGCCCGGTACGGCTCGGGTTGGGGCGTCGGTGACGCGGTGTATGCCTGCAATGCACATTCGGGCAATTGCTCGGATTTCCATGCCTACTTCATCGCGCTGGCGCGCTCCATCGGCATCCCGGCCCGCTTCGCCATTGGCGCAGCCATTCCTTCCGAGCGCAATGACGGCGGCATTGATGGCTACCACTGTTGGGCTGAGTTCTTCGCCGACGGCAAATGGGAGCCCGTGGACATCAGCGAAGCGAACAAAAACTCCAGCCTGGCGAATTATTACTTCGGCCATCACCCGGCGAACCGGTTCGAGTTGAGCAAGGGCCGCGACTTGGTCGTGGAACCCGGACCTGCCTCCGGCCTAATCAATTTCCTCGCCTACCCGGTCCTCGAGGTGGATGGCAAGGCGGTCCAGGTGCAGACGGAGTTCCTTTTTCGACGTCATCGCTAA